In Chitinophagales bacterium, one DNA window encodes the following:
- a CDS encoding FAD-dependent oxidoreductase, translating to MHIVIIGNGISGITAARHIRKGSDFRITVISKESEYFFSRTALMYVYMGHMKFEHTKPYEDWFWKKNRIDLMHDEITQVDIQGKSLILHSGKMIAYDKLIIACGSSSRKSGLPGEDLKGVQGLYSKQDLESMEINTKNINHAVIAGGGLIGIEMVEMLTSRNIPVTFLVREKHYWESVLPYEESMMVSKHIMARKIDLKHNTRLKEILPDQQGRVKGIVTDQNETIACSFVGIAIGVAPAIDFLKGSGIACRRGVLVNKFLETNVPDVYAIGDCAEFTERLPYRKHIEQVWYTGRIMGETVAATIYNKATAYSPGIWFNSAKFFDLEYQTYGWVFPRLLKEELTFHWANAEANASLRINFQHDTHAINGVMTLGMRMRQDTFNQWIAEKKTLEYVLEHLPEANFDPEFYRQHEQSIINHFNNTFAGNALQLKSKRGPSRNTVNPTYSTGA from the coding sequence ATGCACATCGTTATTATTGGAAACGGTATTTCCGGCATTACTGCGGCAAGACATATCCGCAAAGGCAGCGATTTTCGTATCACCGTCATTTCAAAAGAAAGTGAATATTTTTTTTCCCGTACGGCACTTATGTATGTCTATATGGGTCATATGAAGTTTGAACATACAAAACCGTATGAAGACTGGTTTTGGAAAAAGAACCGGATAGACCTGATGCATGATGAAATCACGCAAGTGGACATACAAGGCAAATCGCTGATTCTGCATTCCGGTAAGATGATTGCTTATGATAAGCTGATCATAGCCTGTGGTTCCAGTTCAAGAAAATCCGGTTTACCCGGCGAAGATTTAAAAGGGGTACAGGGCCTGTACTCCAAACAGGATCTTGAAAGCATGGAAATTAACACGAAAAATATCAATCATGCAGTGATAGCAGGTGGAGGGTTGATTGGTATAGAGATGGTTGAAATGCTGACTTCACGGAATATACCGGTCACTTTCCTCGTACGCGAAAAACACTATTGGGAATCGGTATTGCCATATGAAGAATCGATGATGGTCAGCAAGCATATTATGGCAAGAAAAATTGACCTGAAACACAATACAAGACTAAAGGAAATATTGCCGGATCAGCAGGGACGCGTGAAAGGAATCGTTACTGACCAAAATGAAACCATAGCCTGTAGCTTTGTGGGAATTGCCATTGGCGTGGCACCTGCCATCGACTTCTTAAAAGGCAGTGGCATTGCCTGCAGGCGTGGCGTGCTGGTGAATAAATTTCTTGAAACCAATGTGCCGGATGTGTATGCCATTGGAGATTGCGCTGAGTTCACCGAACGGCTCCCCTACCGGAAACATATCGAGCAGGTTTGGTATACAGGTAGAATAATGGGCGAAACGGTAGCTGCTACCATATATAACAAGGCTACGGCATATAGCCCGGGCATATGGTTTAACTCAGCAAAATTTTTTGATTTGGAATACCAGACTTACGGCTGGGTTTTCCCCAGGCTCTTAAAAGAAGAACTGACATTTCACTGGGCAAATGCTGAAGCAAATGCAAGCCTTCGCATCAACTTTCAGCATGATACGCATGCCATAAACGGGGTAATGACTTTGGGGATGCGGATGCGGCAGGATACATTTAATCAATGGATTGCGGAGAAGAAAACACTGGAATACGTTCTCGAACATTTGCCGGAAGCCAACTTCGATCCTGAGTTTTACCGGCAGCATGAACAGTCCATCATCAATCATTTCAATAACACCTTTGCGGGAAATGCTTTGCAGCTGAAATCAAAGCGCGGACCAAGCAGGAATACAGTTAACCCAACCTATTCAACAGGAGCATGA